CCCTGTGATCCCCCGGGGGAGCTCCATTACCATCTGGTGTGAGGGGACCCCAGGGGCTGAGGAGTACCATCTGGAGAAAGAGGGAAGCCCAGCACCATGGAATATACAGAAGCCACTGGAGCTTGCGGACAAGGCCAAGTTCTCCATCACACACGTGACAGAGTATCATGCAGGGAGATATCAGTGTCACTACCTCAGCTCCAAAAGCAGGTCAGAGCGCagtgccctcctggagctggtgGTGACAGGTGAGAGGACTCACAGTGGTTTCCGCCTCAGCCTCTGCCCTCAGGATGGGGGTCTGCCCACAGGGTGtctccctctcacagcccagccatgggggacgTGAGGGAGTTGTGCTCCCATTTAACACGCTGCCTCCTTCTCTCCTAGGAGCCTACCCCAAACCCAGCCTCtccgccctgcccagccctgttgTGCCCTCAGGAGGGAACGTGAccctccagtgtggctcagggcagAGATTTGACAGGTTCCTTCTGACTGAGGAAGGAGATCACAGGCTCTCCTGGGCCCTGGACTCACAGACACTGCCCACTGGACGGTCCCAAGCCCTGCTTCCTGTGGGCCCAGTGACCCGCAGCCACAGGGGGACGTTCAGATGCTATGGCTGCTACAGGCACAGATCCCACCTGTGCTCACACcccagtgaccccctggagctgCTGGTCCCAGGTGAGTCCCATTATTGCCCCATCTATGGATTGAGGAACCAGACACATAATTGGCATCTTTGCTTTGAGGGGAGCCCCATGTGAGAAGGTGGGGAGACTGGACCACAGAGGCTTCTgggccagagacacagagagagaccgTGAGACCTGGAGGCCAGGCAAAAATAAGAGGGTTATGGGAGGAGCACCCCCTGTAATTCATGTCTGGTCTCCCCAGGTGAGGCTGAGAAGCCCTCCCTCCTGAGCCAGCAGGGCCCCATCGTGGCCTCTGGACAGAGCCTGACCCTCCAGTGTCGCTCTGATGGCGGCTATGACAGATTCGCTCTGCACAAGGAGGGGGGACGGgacctcccccagagcctcatcctgcagccccaggctgggctctctcAGGCCCACTTCCCCCTGGACACTGTGAGCAGCTCCCACGGGGGCCGGTACAGATGCTACGGTGGATACAACCTCTCCTCTGAGTGGTCGGCCCCCAGTGACCCCCTGGACATCCTGGTGGCAGGTGAGGAGCCAGTGGGTTCACTCAGGGACTGGATTCtgcacaggccctgctgggggTCTCAGGGGGTGAGGCCAGAATGAAAGTgcaggccccagggagggagagagatagagagacagggggtgggaggggagaggggaagactcagagaaacagagacagacagaagggAGGGTCctcagagagaggcctggtgacTCTCAGGGCCGAACAATGTGGGCAGGCACCTCttaccctccctctctctctctctaggacACCTGCCTGACAGACCCTCCCTCTcggtgcagccaggccccagggtggCCTCAGGGGAGAACGTGACGCTGCTGTGTCAGTCACAAGGCCCGAGGGACACGTTCCTTCTGTCCAAGGAGGGGGCATCCGATCCCCCCCTGCGTCTGAGATCAGAGCACCGAGCTCAGCAGTTCCAGGCGGAGTTATCCCTGGGTCCTGTGACCTCAGCCCACGGGGGCACCTACAGGTGCTacagctcacacagctcctcccccttcctgctgTCACGCCCCAGTGAGCCTCTAGCGCTCCTGGTCTCAGGTGAGGGCCCCTGACCCTCTCTGCTGAGCTGTCAGCCCAGGGTCCCTGCTCCAGAACAATCATGGgctgaaagggagggaggggctgtagggATCGTCACTCAGAGGAGATCTGCCCCTCAGAGACCCCCTGTCCCCTCTACTCCCCTCCTCACCTGGTCCAGAAGGTGTCAGGTCGGTGGTGGTAGGGACTTAGTGAGGACTCTGTGTGAGGGGGCTCCAGAGTCAGCCCCACGGTATCCCCCTCTTCCTGTCCTTCCCAGGCCCCTGGgatccagcccctctcccacgTGGTCCCCTTTGCTCGGAGGGAGACAGCACCCCTGGGCAG
This is a stretch of genomic DNA from Myotis daubentonii chromosome 15, mMyoDau2.1, whole genome shotgun sequence. It encodes these proteins:
- the LOC132216526 gene encoding leukocyte immunoglobulin-like receptor subfamily A member 6, which gives rise to MTPTLRVLLCLGLSVGLRTPVQAGPLPKPTLWAEPGPVIPRGSSITIWCEGTPGAEEYHLEKEGSPAPWNIQKPLELADKAKFSITHVTEYHAGRYQCHYLSSKSRSERSALLELVVTGAYPKPSLSALPSPVVPSGGNVTLQCGSGQRFDRFLLTEEGDHRLSWALDSQTLPTGRSQALLPVGPVTRSHRGTFRCYGCYRHRSHLCSHPSDPLELLVPGEAEKPSLLSQQGPIVASGQSLTLQCRSDGGYDRFALHKEGGRDLPQSLILQPQAGLSQAHFPLDTVSSSHGGRYRCYGGYNLSSEWSAPSDPLDILVAGHLPDRPSLSVQPGPRVASGENVTLLCQSQGPRDTFLLSKEGASDPPLRLRSEHRAQQFQAELSLGPVTSAHGGTYRCYSSHSSSPFLLSRPSEPLALLVSGEGP